From Fusarium oxysporum f. sp. lycopersici 4287 chromosome 10, whole genome shotgun sequence, the proteins below share one genomic window:
- a CDS encoding hypothetical protein (At least one base has a quality score < 10), translating to MTSKEEKIDVGSATPPSPDHGHGQVHTKDTFTGDVEGVRDDFREEDFMTRNGLNLKSFQRRDYGTGVVELDRSMKKRHLHMIAIGGSIGAGFFVGSGGALTKGGPGAVFLCFSIAGIMIFNVVHALGELAVMYPVSGGFYTYSTRFIDPSWGFAMGWNYVFQWVIVLPLELTVVSFTVQYWNKDINEAVWITVFWIFIIVINIFGTLGYAEEEFWSSVFKLAAIVIFMIVAIILICGGGPSSGDFDTYQGAKLWYDPGAFQNDPEALCVFVTAAFSFAGTELVGLAAAESRNPAKALPGAIKQVFWRITLFYIIGLTLVGMLVSSTDERLLNSANPYKDGTSPFVLAAKDAGLKGYDSFMNLVICVSVVSIGVSAVYGGSRTLTALAEQDYAPKIFTYIDRSGRPLVSVVFNLIWGALAYVVLASSGGLVFDWLLAVSALAALFTWGSICYAHIRFRSAWKKQGRSLDQIPFKAAGGVWGSWLGLALCFAILGCQLFVAICPPTKEGYGNAEDFFMACLAIPVVAVFWIIGYFWKRPQWLTVDKIDLDTGLREHDWDQINAYRATVASWPAWRRFFHKFM from the exons ATGACCTCtaaggaggagaagatcgACGTGGGCAGCGCTACGCCGCCGTCGCCTGATCATGGCCATGGGCAGGTGCACACCAAGGATACCTTCACTGGTGATGTTGAGGGCGTTCGCGATGATTTCCGTGAAGAGGATTTCATGACCCGCAATGGTCTGAACCTCAAGTCCTTCCAGCGCC GCGACTACGGCACTGGCGTCGTCGAACTCGATCGCTCCATGAAGAAGCGCCATCTCCACATGATTGCCATTGGAGGTTCAATCGGTGCTGGTTTCTTCGTCGGTTCCGGTGGCGCTCTCACCAAGGGCGGCCCCGGCGCCgtcttcctctgcttctcTATCGCTGGTATTATGATCTTCAACGTCGTCCACGCTCTCGGTGAGCTCGCTGTCATGTATCCCGTCTCTGGTGGTTTCTATACCTACTCTACTCGCTTCATCGATCCATCCTGGGGCTTCGCCATGGGCTGGAACTAC GTCTTCCAATGGGTCATCGTCTTGCCGCTCGAATTAACAGTCGTCTCTTTCACCGTACAATATTGGAACAAAGACATCAACGAAGCTGTCTGGATCACCGTCTTCTGGATATTTATCAttgtcatcaacatctttggTACCCTGGGCTATGCCGAGGAAGAGTTCTGGAGTTCCGTCTTCAAGCTCGCTGCCATTGTCATCTTCATGATTGTCGCCATCATTCTTATCTGTGGTGGCGGTCCCTCCTCCGGCGACTTCGACACATATCAGGGCGCCAAGCTCTGGTATGATCCCGGCGCGTTCCAGAACGATCCCGAGGCTCTGTGTGTCTTTGTCACAGCCGCCTTCTCTTTCGCCGGTACTGAGTTGGTCGGtctcgctgctgctgagTCTCGCAACCCCGCCAAGGCACTTCCCGGTGCTATCAAGCAGGTCTTCTGGCGTATCACCCT CTTCTACATCATCGGTCTCACCCTCGTCGGTATGCTCGTCAGCTCCACGGATGAGCGTCTCCTTAACAGCGCCAACCCTTACAAGGACGGTACCTCTCCTTTTGTGCTCGCAGCCAAGGACGCTGGTCTTAAGGGCTACGACAGCTTCATGAACCTGGTCATCTGTGTTTCCGTTGTCTCCATCGGTGTCTCTGCCGTCTATGGTGGCTCCCGTACGCTGACTGCTCTTGCCGAGCAAGATTACGCGCCCAAGATCTTCACATACATTGATCGCTCAGGACGACCTCTCGTCTCTGTCgtcttcaacctcatctgGGGTGCCCTCGCCTACGTTGTCCTCGCCTCATCTGGTGGTCTTGTTTTCGACTGGCTCCTTGCTGTCTCCGCCCTCGCCGCTCTCTTCACTTGGGGCTCCATCTGCTAC GCTCACATCCGTTTCCGCTCCGCTTGGAAGAAACAAGGCAGAAGCCTCGACCAGATTCCCTTCAAGGCTGCTGGTGGCGTTTGGGGCTCTTGGTTGGGTCTTGCTCTCTGCTTCGCCATTCTGGGCTGCCAGCTCTTTGTCGCTATCTGCCCACCAACCAAGGAGGGATACGGCAACGCTGAGGACTTCTTTATGGCTTGTCTTGCCATCCCTGTCGTCGCCGTCTTCTGGATCATTGGCTACTTCTGGAAACGACCTCAGTGGCTTACAGTTGACAAGATCGACCTTGACACCGGTCTTCGTGAGCATGACTGGGACCAGATCAACGCTTACCGTGCTACTGTCGCTTCATGGCCCGCTTGGCGCCGATTCTTCCACAAGTTCATGTAA